A DNA window from Anastrepha obliqua isolate idAnaObli1 chromosome 5, idAnaObli1_1.0, whole genome shotgun sequence contains the following coding sequences:
- the LOC129248954 gene encoding cilia- and flagella-associated protein 251 yields the protein MGLRIREHSPWTWTHLSIGCVFMLGCALLFVENSPALAALVAQSDGAVAISARIQPNLNDLEVAASEKHEKHEDEKKEEEEEAEEEEEKEESYEEKSEEEKHSEHKKKKGEKGKKGHKEEEHHEKGEKGHHDKEGKKGEKEEEEGHEKKHKKDEGHHKKHKKAKKGEKGHEFEDHGSYKKGHSIKGKHHVHKLNEDKKEKKYYDEHHDEGEEEKHGGFKEEKKHKKGSHHKKGGHKKSAHEDEYDKKGHSKKGHKHKGHKGHKKEHEEKKKWAEEHAGDKKKGEEEKKKWKKSEKKESSSGGGGGHGHDW from the coding sequence ATGGGTTTGCGCATCAGAGAGCATTCGCCATGGACATGGACGCACCTTAGCATTGGATGCGTTTTTATGCTGGGTTGCGCTTTGTTGTTTGTCGAGAATTCACCTGCGCTAGCCGCATTGGTGGCACAGTCAGATGGCGCAGTTGCAATTAGCGCCAGAATACAGCCCAACTTGAATGATTTGGAAGTAGCCGCTTCAGAGAAGCATGAGAAACATGAGGATGAAAagaaggaagaggaagaagaggCGGAAGAGGAGGAGGAAAAGGAGGAATCGTATGAGGAAAAATCTGAAGAGGAGAAGCACAGTGAACATAAGAAAAAGAAAGGTGAAAAGGGCAAGAAGGGGCATAAAGAGGAGGAGCACCACGAGAAGGGCGAAAAGGGCCATCACGATAAGGAGGGTAAAAAGGGTGAGaaagaagaggaggagggacatgagaaaaaacacaaaaaagacgAAGGTCACCATAAGAAACATAAGAAAGCGAAAAAGGGTGAAAAGGGACATGAATTTGAAGATCACGGCTCATATAAGAAGGGCCATTCCATTAAGGGTAAACATCACGTACACAAGTTAAACGAGGataagaaagagaaaaaatactACGACGAACACCATGACGAGGGTGAAGAGGAGAAACATGGCGGTTTCAAGGAagagaaaaaacataaaaaaggcaGTCATCATAAAAAGGGCGGACACAAGAAGAGCGCACACGAAGACGAATATGACAAGAAGGGGCACAGTAAGAAAGGTCACAAACATAAGGGGCACAAGGGTCACAAGAAGGAGCATGAGGAGAAAAAGAAGTGGGCCGAAGAGCATGCGGGCGACAAAAAGAAGGGGGAGGAAGagaaaaagaagtggaaaaagTCGGAGAAGAAGGAGAGCAgcagtggtggtggtggcggccATGGACACGATTGGTAA